Part of the Solea senegalensis isolate Sse05_10M unplaced genomic scaffold, IFAPA_SoseM_1 scf7180000014958, whole genome shotgun sequence genome is shown below.
CTCCTCCCTCCAGCAGTGCATGCGGTGGACAAGGACCTTTGGTTTACCTCGCGCAAGTGTCCCGCAGTCTCTGGGTTCATGTGCGCGTCTACGCCTCAGCATACGGCAGGTGATACTGCTCCTCCCGCTTGTTGCAGCGCTTGGCCACGATGGCGAGGTAGAGCAACAGCAGAACCAGCCAGTAGCAGGCGTAGAGGATCGTCCCTGTTATCAGCAAAGCTTTCTCGGTCTCGCTGAAAGGCTCTTGTGTTTCACAGTAGACGGTGTAGGCCACACCCCCGAGCAGCACCAGAGTCCACAGCGTGACGGGCACGGCGCCGATGAAGTTGACCACGATCTTTCTGCGGCCCGAAGTTCCCCATCCGGCCTTGTTGATGGTGAGCAGGGCGAAGATTTTGGCGGGCAGCAAACTGGACATGTAGACGAGGGAGTAGAGGGACATGAAGATCATGACCAGGCTGCCGCGCAGGAAGCAGGCGTAGGTGGCCTTCACCATCCCCACCAGCTGCACCGTCAATAGGAAGAGCAGAATGTTCCACAGCCTCCCACGGTAGAAGAGATGGATGACGGTGGCGACCAGGAAGAAGGGGAAGAACCCGGTGACCACAGACTCGTAGGTCATCCAGAGGCTGTGCTTGTGGAACCACAGAGCGTTGTAGAGCCACTCGCGGAAGTATGACTTGCTCCAGCGAGTCTGCTGGTTGAGCCAGCGCAGGTACTGCGTCGGCGTCTCCGTCTGGCACTGCGACCGCGCCGTGAACTTGGTTTTGTAGCCGAAGCTGAGCACCCGGTTGGTGAGGTGGCGGTCATCGCCGAAGCTGCACTTGGAGCCGAGGAAGGTCTGGTGGTACCAGGCCTCCAGGAAGCGCTGGAGCAGGGAGTTCCTGTACATGCCCAAAGGGCCGCTGATGCACTGGACGCAGCCAAAGTACGACTGGCAGGCACGCTCCACGTTGAAGGCCATCCAGTATCGCACACTGCTGAGGAAGGAGATCCACGAGTCGTACTTGTTGAGGATCTGGAGGAGCAGAAGATTTCAATCACAAGTGGAAACATTGTTCATGGTTATCATTGTTACACAGTTTTCTGTCTGACACTGTCTCCACAACACTCctctgtgaaaacacatttgacagatGATCAAATGAATATAAGTAGTtcttggaattaaaagtagattttggaattataagtagattttggaattaaaagtagattttggaattataagtagattttgggattataaatagattttggaattataagtatattttggaattataagtatattttggaattataaatagatcttggaattataagtagatttaggaattataagtagattttgggattataaaaaGAATTTGGAATTAgaaatagattttgggattataagtagattttggaattacaaatagattttggaattctaagtagattttgggattataattatattttgggattatgagcacattttgggattataaatagattttggaattataactagattttggaattataactAGATTTTGGCATTATAAGAATATTTGGTGATTATAatgattttggaattataagtagattttggaattataagtagattttgtaatTATAAGAGGatatttgaattataaatagattttggaattttaagtagattttgtgattatgtgtagattttggaattttaagtagattttgggattataaatagattttggaattttatgtagattatgtgtagattttggaattataagtagattttggaattataaatagatctTGGAATTATATGGATTAAAAGCAGATTTTGGAatcataagtagattttggaattataagtagattttggaattttaagtagattttgtgattatgtgtagattttggaattataagtagattttggaattataaataaatattgggattataaatagattttggaattacaaaTAGGTTTTGGAATTACAAAtaggttttggaattataagtagattttggaattataaatagattttggaagatcgtggaattataagtagattttgggattgcaaatagattttgaatttttaagtagattttgtgattatgtgtagattttggaattattaatagattttggtattataaatagattttggaaatataaatagatttgtggattataagtagattttggaattataaatagattttggaattatgtgtagattttggaattataagaggattttggaattttaagtagattttgtgattgtgtgtagattttggaattataaatagattttggaattataagtagattttgggattataaggGATtatattttgggattataaatagattttggaattataatcTAGATTTTGAATTATAACTAGATTTTTGGCATTATAAGAATATTTGGTGATTATCATGtgagattttggaattataagtagattttgggataATAACTAGATTTTGGGATAATAACTAGATTTTGGGATTACAAATAGATTTTGAATTTTTGGTAGGTGATTGTGAttatgtagattttggaattattaatagattttggtattataaatagattttggaattataaatagatttggggattataagtagattttggaattataagtagattttggaattataaatagattttggaattatgtgtagattttggaattataagaggattttggaattttaagtagattttggaattttaagtagattttgtgattgtgtgtagattttggaattataaatagattttgcaaTTATGTgaagattttggaattatgtgtagattttggaattataagaggcttttggaattttaagtagattttgtgaatatgtgtagattttggaattataagtaggtTTTGGggttataaatagatttttgcattataagtagattttggaataataCGTAGATTTTGGGATCATAaaaagattttggaattataagaggattttggaattttaagtagattttgtgaatatatgtagattttggaattatgaatagattttggaattttaagtagattttggaattttaagtagattttggaattttaagtagattttgtgattatgtgtagattttggaattataagtagattttggaattatatatatatcttgggattataaatagattttggaattacaaataggttttggaattataaatatatcttgggattataaatagattttggaattacaaatagattttggaattataagtagattttggaattataaatagatcttggaattaaaagtagattttggaattataagtagatttaggaattataagtagattttgggactataaatagattttggaattagaaATAGAtcttggaattaaaagtagattttggaattataaatagatctTGGGAtgataaatagattttggaattacaaatatattttggaat
Proteins encoded:
- the LOC122761747 gene encoding hyaluronan synthase 3-like, coding for MPSRCRTVLNIVVTTLFAAVVLFTVLLAYVTGYQFIHTEQHHLSFGLYGAFLSLHLFLQSLFAFLEHRRMRSPARPQHLRRSVALCIAAYQEDPDYLRKCLRSVRRISFPGLKVVLVVDGNRPEDRYMMDIFQEVMGGADQAGSLVWKGNYHSDGSVRGGVGGGGRSMVHMEEAARVARLVRGRRYSCVMQEWGGKREVMYTAFKALGDSVDYVQVCDSDTVLDPACTIEMLKILEDDAMVGGVGGDVQILNKYDSWISFLSSVRYWMAFNVERACQSYFGCVQCISGPLGMYRNSLLQRFLEAWYHQTFLGSKCSFGDDRHLTNRVLSFGYKTKFTARSQCQTETPTQYLRWLNQQTRWSKSYFREWLYNALWFHKHSLWMTYESVVTGFFPFFLVATVIHLFYRGRLWNILLFLLTVQLVGMVKATYACFLRGSLVMIFMSLYSLVYMSSLLPAKIFALLTINKAGWGTSGRRKIVVNFIGAVPVTLWTLVLLGGVAYTVYCETQEPFSETEKALLITGTILYACYWLVLLLLYLAIVAKRCNKREEQYHLPYAEA